One part of the Luteibacter yeojuensis genome encodes these proteins:
- a CDS encoding PA2169 family four-helix-bundle protein codes for MTATTDHDIKVLNTLIETTIDSAEGYGEAAKDAENTRYAAMFQQRAAERRQVAQRLRQQVSALGGKPEDDGSVLAKAHRMFVELRAKMSSKDDTAVVDEVERGEDHIKHKYEDALKDNDVTAGTRSAINEAYVSVKTGHDQMRDLKHSLHR; via the coding sequence ATGACCGCGACCACCGACCACGACATCAAGGTCCTGAATACCCTGATCGAAACCACGATCGACAGCGCCGAAGGCTATGGCGAGGCCGCGAAGGACGCCGAAAACACCCGCTACGCCGCCATGTTCCAGCAGCGCGCCGCGGAACGCCGCCAGGTGGCGCAGCGGCTGCGCCAGCAGGTGAGCGCGCTGGGCGGCAAGCCCGAGGATGACGGGAGCGTTCTCGCTAAGGCACACCGCATGTTCGTCGAACTGCGCGCGAAGATGAGTTCGAAGGACGACACGGCAGTGGTCGACGAAGTCGAGCGCGGCGAGGACCATATCAAGCACAAGTACGAGGATGCGCTGAAGGACAACGACGTGACCGCCGGCACGCGCTCGGCGATCAACGAGGCGTACGTATCGGTGAAGACGGGGCACGACCAGATGCGCGATCTGAAGCACTCGCTCCATCGGTAA
- a CDS encoding acyl-CoA desaturase, with protein sequence MQAFPSRRGSVLQRVRLWFDAGTAGAVRSGNAQRIDWVRALPFLAMHLACLGVLWVGTSPVAVTVAAGLYAVRMFALTGFYHRYFSHRAFRTSRGVQFAFALVGASCAQRGPLWWAAHHRQHHRHADTSLDPHSPAVYGFLWSHAGWFLTPAAFPTDLERVADLRGYAELRWLDRYDMAVPLLLGMLMYGLGALLHVVAPSWGTSGPQMLVWGFFVSTVVLFHATVTINSLAHRFGRRRFATRDDSRNNFWLALLTFGEGWHNNHHFYPGSARQGFRWWELDLTWYGLRLLAALGLIWDLKSVPPWVMRKATP encoded by the coding sequence ATGCAGGCCTTCCCGTCGCGGCGCGGCTCCGTCCTGCAGCGGGTGCGCCTCTGGTTCGACGCCGGCACCGCCGGCGCCGTCCGGTCCGGCAACGCGCAACGTATCGACTGGGTGCGCGCCTTGCCGTTTCTCGCCATGCATCTCGCCTGCCTCGGCGTACTGTGGGTGGGTACGTCTCCCGTGGCCGTCACGGTCGCAGCAGGCCTCTACGCTGTCCGCATGTTTGCCCTCACCGGCTTCTACCACCGGTATTTCTCGCACCGCGCGTTCCGTACGTCGCGCGGCGTGCAGTTTGCGTTCGCCCTGGTCGGGGCCTCCTGCGCACAGCGCGGTCCTCTGTGGTGGGCGGCACACCACCGGCAGCATCATCGCCATGCCGATACGTCGCTCGATCCTCACTCGCCCGCCGTATACGGCTTCCTCTGGAGCCACGCAGGCTGGTTCCTCACGCCGGCGGCGTTCCCTACCGATCTCGAGCGCGTGGCCGATCTCCGCGGGTACGCGGAGCTGCGCTGGCTCGACCGCTACGACATGGCGGTACCGCTGTTGCTGGGCATGCTCATGTACGGATTGGGCGCGCTGTTGCATGTCGTCGCGCCTTCCTGGGGAACCAGTGGCCCGCAGATGCTCGTATGGGGCTTCTTCGTTTCCACCGTGGTTCTCTTCCACGCCACGGTCACCATCAATTCGCTGGCGCACCGTTTCGGCCGGCGCCGGTTCGCCACCCGCGACGACAGCCGGAACAACTTCTGGCTGGCCCTGCTGACGTTCGGCGAGGGGTGGCACAACAACCATCATTTCTATCCCGGCTCCGCCCGCCAGGGATTCCGTTGGTGGGAACTCGACCTGACCTGGTACGGGCTGCGCCTGCTGGCGGCCCTGGGGCTGATATGGGACCTCAAGTCCGTGCCGCCTTGGGTCATGCGCAAGGCGACGCCATGA
- a CDS encoding NAD(P)/FAD-dependent oxidoreductase: protein MSLRIAVVGSGIAGLASAWLLSRKHAVTLYEANRYLGGHTHTHHVQRDGQAYVVDTGFIVHNPVHYPLLTALFDELGIVSQPTTMSFSVHDERTGLEYNASTLDTLFCQRRNLCSPRFLGMVRDLFRFYRQAPALLDESGPGVTLGDYLGREGYGAAFRDEHLIPMASALWSSPAHQILQFPARYLVQFMANHQMLQMSGRPQWQVVRGGSSRYVEAMRSQWTVDERLCSPVRAVRRSADGVHIHSNRGEEAFDHVVLACHSDQSLALLADPTDAERDILGAIPYQANDTVLHTDARAMPRRHKAWAAWNARIPAEPGENCTVSYWMNLLQGFRSPEPFIVSLNQSNAIDPLKVVRRMVYHHPVYSTASVAAQARKGEIQGRHRTWYAGAYWGWGFHEDGMRSAVEVTRALEARAHFAETAGAPA from the coding sequence ATGAGCCTGCGTATCGCCGTGGTGGGGTCGGGCATCGCCGGTCTGGCGAGTGCGTGGCTTCTGTCCCGCAAGCACGCGGTCACGCTGTACGAGGCCAACCGCTATCTCGGGGGGCATACCCACACCCACCATGTCCAGCGGGACGGTCAGGCCTACGTCGTCGATACAGGTTTCATCGTCCATAACCCGGTGCATTACCCCCTGCTGACCGCGTTGTTCGACGAACTGGGCATCGTCTCCCAACCGACCACCATGAGTTTCTCCGTGCACGACGAACGGACAGGCCTGGAATACAACGCCAGCACCCTGGATACGCTCTTCTGCCAGCGCCGCAACCTGTGCTCGCCACGGTTCCTCGGTATGGTCCGCGATCTCTTCCGTTTCTATCGGCAGGCGCCGGCCCTGCTCGACGAGTCCGGTCCCGGGGTCACGCTCGGCGACTACCTGGGTCGCGAGGGCTACGGCGCCGCCTTCCGGGACGAGCATCTGATTCCCATGGCCAGCGCCCTGTGGTCGTCCCCCGCGCACCAGATCCTGCAGTTCCCGGCGCGCTACCTGGTGCAGTTCATGGCCAATCACCAGATGCTGCAGATGAGCGGCCGCCCTCAATGGCAGGTCGTCCGGGGTGGCTCCTCACGCTACGTCGAGGCGATGCGGTCGCAGTGGACGGTCGACGAGCGCCTCTGCTCGCCGGTGCGCGCCGTACGTCGGTCCGCGGACGGCGTCCACATTCATTCGAACCGGGGAGAAGAAGCGTTCGATCACGTCGTGCTGGCGTGCCACAGCGATCAGTCCCTCGCCCTGCTCGCCGATCCCACCGACGCGGAGCGGGACATCCTGGGTGCGATCCCCTACCAGGCCAACGACACCGTGCTGCATACCGATGCACGCGCGATGCCCCGGCGGCACAAGGCATGGGCGGCCTGGAATGCCAGGATTCCGGCCGAGCCCGGGGAAAACTGCACGGTGAGCTACTGGATGAACCTGCTGCAGGGCTTCCGGTCGCCCGAGCCCTTCATCGTCAGTCTCAACCAGTCGAACGCCATCGATCCCCTGAAGGTCGTTCGACGCATGGTGTATCACCACCCGGTCTATTCGACGGCATCCGTCGCCGCGCAGGCCCGCAAGGGCGAGATCCAGGGCAGGCATCGCACCTGGTATGCGGGAGCGTACTGGGGGTGGGGTTTCCACGAGGATGGCATGCGCAGCGCCGTCGAGGTCACGCGTGCGCTGGAAGCCCGTGCGCATTTCGCCGAGACCGCGGGCGCGCCGGCATGA
- a CDS encoding DUF1365 domain-containing protein, with translation MNPLASAVYEGHVVHRRHAPHPHAFRYAMAQLYLDLDEIEQVFRQHALWSAHGRNLAEWRRSDYLGPTDLSLTDAVRERVRAAVGDVPGGPVRMLAHPRYAGYVFNPVSFYYCYETDGRTLACIVAEVTNTPWGERHAYVLPVDSARRRGRAFAWDFDKQFHVSPFMTMDSRYDWRFTPPSDDLRVHMKVLRNETLQFDATLSMRRRPVDRRTLGRLLWRYPLMTAQVMGAIHWQALRLWLKRNPSYDHPGAQSSTLRESS, from the coding sequence ATGAACCCGCTCGCCAGTGCCGTGTACGAGGGCCACGTGGTGCACCGCCGGCATGCACCGCACCCTCATGCATTCCGTTACGCCATGGCGCAGCTCTACCTGGATCTGGACGAGATCGAGCAGGTGTTCCGGCAGCATGCGCTCTGGTCGGCGCACGGACGAAACCTGGCCGAATGGCGGCGCAGCGACTACCTTGGCCCGACCGACCTGTCGCTGACCGATGCGGTGCGCGAGCGCGTTCGCGCCGCGGTCGGGGATGTGCCGGGCGGGCCGGTTCGCATGCTCGCGCATCCGCGCTACGCCGGCTATGTCTTCAATCCAGTCAGCTTCTATTACTGCTACGAAACGGACGGCCGCACACTCGCCTGCATCGTGGCCGAAGTCACCAATACGCCCTGGGGTGAACGGCACGCGTATGTGCTGCCCGTCGACAGCGCCCGCCGGCGTGGGCGCGCCTTCGCCTGGGACTTCGACAAGCAGTTTCACGTATCCCCCTTCATGACGATGGACTCTCGCTACGACTGGCGGTTTACACCCCCTTCGGACGACCTTCGCGTACACATGAAGGTGCTCAGGAACGAGACACTCCAGTTCGACGCCACATTGTCCATGCGCCGGCGCCCGGTCGATCGACGCACGCTCGGCCGGTTGCTCTGGCGCTATCCGCTGATGACGGCCCAGGTGATGGGGGCCATCCACTGGCAGGCGCTGCGGCTGTGGCTGAAACGCAATCCGTCCTATGACCACCCCGGCGCCCAGTCCTCCACGCTCAGGGAATCCTCATGA
- a CDS encoding SAM-dependent methyltransferase — protein sequence MTDIAKPRLGTDRIREGTVDRFLRGKLVEAMQGLRDGSLVLHDGLGRVELGNVTGAAARAHVLLRINDMRFYRAVALNGSVGAGAAYADGWWHCDDLVDLMRLLVRNRALLDRMEGGLARIGGAAMRAWHALRENTRVGSRRNIAAHYDLGNDFFALFLSPDLMYSSALWTHPDDTLEVASTRKLDAICRKLALTPGDRVVEIGTGWGGFALHAARHYGCHVTTTTISREQHALASRRIAEAGLDGQVTLLLEDYRDLDGQYDKLVSIEMVEAIGARYLPAYFAKLGALLKPDGVGLVQAITIEDHRYAQALASVDFIKRHIFPGSFIPSLNAMLAAKTQASDLALVHQEDFGLSYALTLRAWRERFLARWSDARAQGYDERFLRMWEFYLAYCEGGFLERSIGVSHLLLAKPDARPGPAGWAMPAGSPRS from the coding sequence ATGACCGATATCGCGAAACCACGCCTGGGCACGGACCGGATACGCGAGGGCACCGTGGATCGCTTCCTGCGCGGCAAGCTGGTCGAGGCCATGCAAGGCCTGCGCGACGGAAGCCTGGTGCTGCACGACGGCCTGGGGCGTGTGGAACTCGGGAACGTCACGGGCGCCGCCGCTCGAGCGCATGTGCTCCTGCGGATCAACGATATGCGTTTCTATCGCGCCGTCGCCCTCAACGGCAGCGTCGGCGCCGGGGCAGCCTATGCCGACGGCTGGTGGCACTGCGACGACCTCGTCGACCTCATGCGTCTGCTGGTGCGGAACCGCGCCCTGCTCGACCGGATGGAAGGCGGCCTCGCCCGGATAGGCGGTGCGGCGATGCGCGCGTGGCACGCGCTGCGTGAGAACACGCGTGTCGGCTCCCGGCGCAACATCGCGGCGCATTACGATCTGGGCAACGACTTCTTTGCCCTGTTCCTGTCGCCGGACCTGATGTATTCGTCGGCCTTGTGGACGCACCCCGACGATACGCTGGAGGTCGCGTCGACGCGCAAGCTCGACGCCATTTGCCGCAAGCTCGCCCTCACGCCCGGCGATCGCGTCGTCGAGATCGGCACGGGATGGGGCGGATTCGCGCTTCACGCCGCCAGACACTATGGCTGCCATGTCACGACCACGACGATCTCGCGCGAACAACACGCGCTGGCCAGCCGGCGCATCGCGGAGGCCGGGCTGGACGGGCAGGTCACCTTGCTCCTGGAGGACTACCGCGATCTCGACGGGCAGTACGACAAACTTGTCTCCATCGAGATGGTCGAGGCCATCGGTGCACGCTACCTCCCGGCCTACTTCGCCAAGCTGGGCGCCCTGCTCAAGCCCGACGGCGTCGGCCTGGTGCAGGCCATCACGATCGAGGACCACCGCTATGCACAGGCATTGGCGTCGGTGGATTTCATCAAACGGCATATCTTTCCGGGCAGTTTCATCCCTTCCTTGAACGCAATGCTCGCGGCGAAGACACAGGCCAGCGATCTTGCGTTGGTCCACCAGGAAGATTTCGGCCTGTCCTACGCCCTGACATTGCGCGCATGGCGCGAGCGTTTCCTGGCGCGTTGGTCCGATGCCCGCGCGCAGGGCTACGACGAGCGCTTCCTCCGCATGTGGGAGTTCTATCTCGCCTACTGCGAGGGCGGCTTCCTCGAGCGGTCGATCGGCGTGTCCCACCTGTTGCTGGCCAAGCCGGACGCACGCCCGGGTCCTGCCGGCTGGGCGATGCCCGCCGGGAGTCCGCGATCATGA
- a CDS encoding DUF1295 domain-containing protein yields the protein MNGATQMLCLAIVMTVVMTIGWDWQRRHGNAGVVDVLWAAGLGVAALLTAATGQGAMTPRILLALMGGAWSLRLAAHLWRRVRGEAEDGRYRYLRAHWNGSQLKFFLFFQAQAFLVLLFALPFVAVAANPHDAVGVWTAAGVLIWVLGVTLETVADRQLADFRSDPSHHGKTCRVGWWRYSRHPNYFFEWLHWFSYVALAVGSPIGWLAWSGPLVMYVFLRWISGVPYTEAQALRTRGEAYRAYQRSTPMFIPWFPRPETSRNSP from the coding sequence ATGAATGGCGCCACGCAGATGCTGTGTCTGGCAATCGTCATGACGGTCGTCATGACGATTGGCTGGGACTGGCAACGCCGTCACGGCAACGCCGGCGTGGTCGATGTGCTCTGGGCTGCCGGATTGGGCGTCGCGGCCCTGTTGACGGCCGCGACCGGCCAGGGCGCGATGACGCCACGGATCCTGCTTGCACTGATGGGCGGCGCCTGGTCCTTGCGGTTGGCCGCGCACCTGTGGCGACGCGTACGTGGCGAGGCCGAAGATGGCCGCTATCGCTACCTGCGTGCGCACTGGAACGGCAGCCAGTTGAAGTTCTTCCTGTTCTTTCAGGCACAGGCTTTCCTTGTGCTGCTGTTCGCGCTGCCCTTTGTCGCCGTGGCCGCGAACCCACACGACGCCGTGGGGGTCTGGACGGCGGCCGGCGTCCTGATCTGGGTGCTCGGCGTGACGCTGGAGACGGTCGCCGACCGGCAGCTGGCCGACTTTCGCAGCGACCCGTCGCACCATGGCAAGACGTGCCGTGTCGGATGGTGGCGCTACTCGAGGCATCCGAACTATTTCTTCGAATGGCTGCACTGGTTCAGCTACGTGGCATTGGCCGTCGGCTCGCCGATCGGCTGGCTGGCCTGGTCGGGACCGCTCGTCATGTATGTGTTTCTCCGCTGGATCAGCGGCGTTCCCTATACGGAGGCGCAGGCGTTGAGGACGCGCGGCGAGGCATACCGCGCCTACCAGCGAAGCACCCCGATGTTCATCCCTTGGTTTCCCCGCCCAGAAACTTCCAGGAATTCCCCATGA
- a CDS encoding SAM-dependent methyltransferase, with protein MNARLAPSAELRADRPAPGLLGLAERGLVPDMLLRAGIRRLCAQRLAACNEGGVQACQERNDRLIGDLRHGPLAIHTDVANAQHYELPTAFFQHCLGPRLKYSACYFPGPATSLEQAEVAMLELYAQRAQLADGQDVLELGCGWGSLTLWMAERYPTSRITAVSNSHSQRRHILTECERRGLRNVQVVTCDINALELPGASYDRCVSVEMFEHVRNHHALLARIAGWLRSGGRLFVHIFAHRHAAYPFETKGDDNWMARHFFTGGMMPATDTLLRFQRDLRVERQWLVDGTHYQRTANAWLARQDEHGAPLLALLCQAYGSEALGRLWFQRWRMFWMACAELFGYAHGQEWLVAHYRFVRGD; from the coding sequence ATGAACGCCAGGCTCGCCCCTTCCGCCGAACTTCGTGCCGACCGGCCGGCGCCCGGCCTCCTCGGCCTGGCCGAGCGCGGACTCGTCCCCGACATGCTGCTGCGTGCGGGCATCCGCCGGCTTTGCGCCCAGCGACTGGCGGCCTGCAACGAGGGTGGCGTCCAGGCGTGCCAGGAACGCAACGACCGGCTGATCGGCGACCTGCGACATGGCCCCCTGGCCATCCACACCGATGTCGCCAACGCCCAGCATTACGAGCTGCCTACCGCTTTTTTTCAGCATTGCCTCGGGCCCCGCCTGAAATATTCCGCGTGCTACTTCCCGGGACCGGCCACTTCCCTGGAGCAAGCCGAGGTCGCCATGCTGGAGCTTTACGCACAACGGGCCCAGCTGGCGGACGGCCAGGACGTGCTGGAACTCGGCTGCGGCTGGGGTTCGCTCACGCTCTGGATGGCCGAGCGCTATCCCACCTCGCGCATCACGGCGGTCTCCAACTCACACTCGCAGCGTCGCCACATCTTGACGGAATGCGAGCGGCGAGGATTGCGCAACGTCCAGGTCGTCACCTGCGACATCAATGCGCTCGAGCTGCCGGGAGCAAGCTACGATCGTTGCGTCTCGGTCGAAATGTTCGAACACGTGCGTAATCACCATGCGCTGCTGGCGCGCATCGCCGGATGGCTGCGTTCGGGCGGCCGCTTGTTCGTGCACATTTTCGCGCATCGGCACGCTGCCTATCCATTCGAGACGAAGGGCGACGATAACTGGATGGCCCGCCACTTCTTCACCGGCGGGATGATGCCCGCGACCGACACCTTGTTGCGGTTCCAGCGGGATCTGCGGGTGGAACGCCAATGGTTGGTGGATGGCACCCACTACCAGCGCACCGCCAATGCCTGGCTGGCCCGCCAGGACGAACATGGCGCGCCGCTGCTCGCGTTGTTGTGCCAGGCCTATGGCAGCGAAGCGCTGGGCCGCCTGTGGTTCCAGCGCTGGCGGATGTTCTGGATGGCTTGCGCCGAACTCTTCGGTTATGCCCACGGCCAGGAATGGCTGGTGGCGCACTACCGGTTCGTCCGCGGCGATTGA
- a CDS encoding lipocalin family protein — protein MRRLAGILTVIMLAVQPLAGCAAPAPIVPVPHVDVARFMGDWYVIAAIPTRFERHAYRAVESYSLRPDGRVKTTFRYRVDAMDGELKTMHATGFIRENTGNAVWGMQFIWPIKAEYIVAWLDPDYRSVIVARSKRDYVWIMARTPTIPRQEYDRLVERVAAMGYDTRKLRQVPQR, from the coding sequence ATGCGTCGGCTCGCCGGAATCCTGACCGTCATCATGTTGGCCGTGCAACCCCTTGCCGGCTGTGCCGCCCCAGCGCCCATCGTTCCGGTGCCTCACGTCGATGTGGCGCGTTTCATGGGCGACTGGTATGTCATTGCAGCCATACCGACCCGCTTCGAACGCCATGCGTATCGAGCCGTGGAATCGTATTCGCTCCGGCCGGACGGACGGGTGAAAACCACCTTCCGCTACCGAGTCGACGCCATGGACGGCGAGCTCAAGACGATGCACGCCACGGGGTTCATCCGCGAAAACACCGGCAATGCCGTCTGGGGCATGCAGTTCATCTGGCCCATCAAGGCGGAATACATCGTCGCCTGGCTCGATCCGGACTATCGATCGGTCATCGTTGCGCGCAGCAAGCGCGACTACGTCTGGATCATGGCACGGACGCCAACCATTCCACGGCAGGAATACGACCGACTGGTCGAGCGTGTCGCGGCGATGGGTTACGACACCCGGAAATTAAGGCAGGTTCCTCAGCGCTGA
- a CDS encoding sigma-70 family RNA polymerase sigma factor, whose translation MMATHPLPAKVRPFEAKRRVTEPSGQTIEDARYWAQQMAAVAAGRDVDCFMRIYDHYGPRLLRYLLGLRVVPAQAEELVQEAMLRLWRGAGQFDPARASLSTWLFRIARNLYLDRVRAEPHWREVQDGLEWLDRCEADGEDNSTEAFADHVRLTNAIDRLPAVQARLVRMSYLESKSHSEIAQELGMPLGSVKSNLRRAFAKLQAGLRPAP comes from the coding sequence ATGATGGCAACCCATCCACTACCCGCCAAGGTAAGGCCTTTCGAGGCCAAGCGACGCGTGACTGAGCCATCCGGTCAAACGATCGAAGACGCGCGCTACTGGGCCCAGCAGATGGCCGCCGTGGCCGCCGGCCGGGACGTCGACTGCTTCATGCGGATCTACGACCACTATGGGCCGCGTCTGCTCCGGTACCTGCTCGGCTTGCGGGTAGTGCCTGCGCAAGCGGAGGAACTCGTGCAAGAGGCCATGCTTCGCTTATGGCGCGGCGCGGGCCAGTTCGATCCCGCACGCGCGAGTCTCTCTACCTGGCTGTTCCGGATTGCCAGGAACCTTTACCTGGACAGGGTGCGTGCGGAGCCGCATTGGCGGGAAGTACAGGACGGCCTGGAATGGCTGGACCGGTGCGAAGCCGATGGCGAAGACAACAGCACGGAGGCGTTTGCCGATCATGTCCGGCTCACGAACGCGATCGATCGGCTGCCGGCCGTGCAGGCGCGGCTCGTTCGCATGTCTTACCTGGAATCCAAGAGCCACAGTGAAATCGCCCAGGAGCTGGGCATGCCGCTGGGTTCGGTGAAATCCAATCTGCGGCGCGCCTTCGCGAAACTTCAGGCTGGACTGAGACCCGCCCCATGA
- a CDS encoding ChrR family anti-sigma-E factor gives MNSYHHLDSSTLIGYSAGSLPEAFRAVVSAHLSICAHCRTQLLDADRVGGQLMSQQEGVPLPAAARDSLLKRLAQSPVSSPAHREAPPRVHDPDRLPEPLWPYFGRSYSGLRWRTIGPGVHHIRSQVRDGNLMLLRIAPGRSVPMHSHGGNELTMILQGAYDDSLGHFAPGDVADLDCDIEHQPATSPGVPCVCVAATDLPLRFSGWLARALQPLFKM, from the coding sequence ATGAATTCCTACCACCACCTCGACAGCAGCACCTTGATCGGCTATTCGGCGGGCTCGCTACCCGAGGCCTTTCGAGCCGTGGTGTCCGCCCACCTGAGCATCTGCGCTCATTGCCGCACCCAATTGCTGGACGCGGACCGGGTCGGCGGACAGCTGATGAGCCAGCAGGAAGGCGTCCCCCTGCCCGCCGCTGCGCGGGACTCGTTGCTGAAGCGCCTGGCGCAATCGCCCGTTTCGTCGCCGGCGCATCGCGAGGCGCCCCCCCGCGTCCACGATCCCGATCGGCTGCCCGAGCCGCTGTGGCCGTACTTCGGGCGGAGCTACAGCGGCCTGCGGTGGCGAACCATCGGCCCGGGCGTGCATCACATCCGCTCGCAGGTACGGGACGGGAACCTGATGCTGCTGCGGATCGCACCGGGACGGAGCGTTCCGATGCACAGCCATGGCGGCAACGAGCTGACGATGATCCTCCAGGGAGCGTATGACGATTCCCTGGGGCATTTCGCGCCGGGCGATGTCGCCGACCTCGATTGCGACATCGAGCATCAGCCGGCGACATCGCCCGGCGTGCCTTGCGTATGTGTTGCCGCCACCGATCTGCCGCTGCGCTTCTCCGGCTGGCTTGCCCGCGCCCTGCAGCCGCTTTTCAAGATGTAG